GGAACCGCCCCTCCAGCCCGGGGGTCCGGGGTGGAGCGACGGTTCCATCAATGGCTGTGTGAGTGCGAGTCGCGGACGAGCACCAGGTGCTCACCGGATTACCGGCGCAAACTGCGGCGCGGTCGCTCGGGGAACAGATCTTCAGGTGCCACTGCCAGGGCCTGCGCAAGCTTCTGCTTTGTCAGATCCATGGGATTGGACAGCTGATTCTCGATGAAGCTGATGGTGACCTGAGAGACGCCGCTCTTTTCCGCGAGCTGCTTCTGGGTCATCAACTGCTTGATGCGGAACTCCCGCAAGTGATTCATGGAGCCCACTCCTTCGTGCCGTGCAAGATCGGGGAACGCCGCCAGCTCGGAGGACGGTGTGGTTCTGCTCGATCGACCCGGCCCGCTGCGCCTTTGTCGGAGCTTGCCGGACTTCCCCGGCCCGAACCATCCTTACTGTCTGTCGTAGTCTTCTGGTTGTTGCCGATGAGAGCTTGTCGCTCTGAATCGGTGGCAATGCGCCAGGGACGACGAACGCGTCGGCTCGTGCCTGCTTCACCGTGCCAGCCGGTCGGTGAACCGGTCAGCCCTTGAAGGGGTCGAACCGCAACTAATATCCCCATGGGGGAAGAGTTATGACCTGAATCGACCATCGGAAACCCAACTTTTTTCGGGGTGACTCAAACTCTGGCACGCCCATACCCGGCGTCGGCACTGGTGACCAATCAGCACGCCCCCAGCTGGGGCTGGGGGCGAGAGCTGCTGTTCACAGCCATCGGCGCTTAGCTCACCGACTCCTGCTCCGCCGGGGTGTCCGACAGCGCTTCCAGCTGCTCGGCGGTTTCCGTCGCGACCTGCATCAGGGCGGCCGCCAGTCCGCCAGAGGACTCGGCAGCGCTGGCCGGGGCCACCGCGACCTCTTCCACCTCCGACTCGGACATCATGATCCACCAGGCCTTGCTCCGGATCAGGCGGGTGAAGATCCCCTCGAGGAACTGCCGGTCCTTGAAGAGCTTCTCGGTGTCTTCCTGGCTGAGGCCGGACTGCTGAGCCATCCCCATGACAGCCTGCGCCAGTTCATCGTTGGTGACCTGTAGTCGCTCGCGCCGGGCGACCGCATCGGCGATGAAGTCGAGACGGGTGGAACGCTCGGCGGCTTCCCAGAAGCTGTTCTCGAACTGCTCCTTCAGCTCCGGATTTTCTTCCCACTGCGCTTCCAGATCGCGCCCTTCGGTCTTCGCCTGATAGAGCGTCTGGTTGCGAATCTCATCGTGCCGGCGCTCGACCGCCACCTGAGGGAGTTCGAAGGCGACTGTCGTCAGCAGGTGCGTCTGAATGGCATCCGACAGGTCCGATCGTCGCGAGGTCTCCAGATGCTGCTGCAGCTGTTCCTGGATACCCTGGCGCACTGCCTCGATGGACTCATACACCCCGAGCTTCTCTTTGATGAGGTCATCGGTGAGTTCCGGGAGCACCCGCGTTTCGAGCTTCTGAAGCTGGACCTTCAGCTTCAGCATGGTGTCTTCCGGGAAGGGAGGCTGCACGAAGTCCGCCGGGATCAGTTCGTGGGCTTCGGCTTCCTCACCCGGCTTCAGGCCGATGAG
The bacterium genome window above contains:
- the tig gene encoding Trigger factor; protein product: MQRTVEHLDGLAVKVAITLAPEDVQAAFTEVFNSVKDNVELPGFRKGKAPRKLVEAQIEKRFGREWYIGNALEKAIEKAVNEVLREEEIEPYTMPHVHPANLMEEYKDGEPLSFTAEFSKRPELPEFVYRGIAVRIPKRTLSDKDVDLSLENIRVRLGEATLIEDRAAEPGDWATVRMQAWHPDVETNRQPLFDNELDVQIRGGERTIAFLDDHLIGLKPGEEAEAHELIPADFVQPPFPEDTMLKLKVQLQKLETRVLPELTDDLIKEKLGVYESIEAVRQGIQEQLQQHLETSRRSDLSDAIQTHLLTTVAFELPQVAVERRHDEIRNQTLYQAKTEGRDLEAQWEENPELKEQFENSFWEAAERSTRLDFIADAVARRERLQVTNDELAQAVMGMAQQSGLSQEDTEKLFKDRQFLEGIFTRLIRSKAWWIMMSESEVEEVAVAPASAAESSGGLAAALMQVATETAEQLEALSDTPAEQESVS